From Paenibacillus sp. GP183, one genomic window encodes:
- a CDS encoding GNAT family N-acetyltransferase, with translation MFKKDVISFLEQHEAENNLVLGVLQSLSEKDESPLFMSTVIKDNEIGLVLLQTHPRQIILSKSVSFTSKEIHVIGEKLNNTIREIPGFIGEKKLTTELAMYISNVKGIQASVFMDQKIYKLEKVEKKTNTNGKLRRIIEKDHHTIKEWVYQFCYETNQPISIEEADSKAKVMINKGNLVAWEVNGELVSMAYATRPTQNNITISYVYTPISERKKGYASDCVSAFTQFLLDRGYKTTSLYTDLSNPTSNKIYIQIGYEAIMDSIVILFK, from the coding sequence TTGTTTAAGAAAGATGTGATCTCTTTCTTAGAACAACATGAAGCTGAAAACAATTTAGTATTAGGTGTCTTGCAATCTTTAAGTGAAAAAGATGAAAGTCCTCTTTTTATGTCTACTGTAATAAAAGACAACGAGATAGGGTTGGTCTTACTACAAACACATCCTCGTCAAATTATCTTATCAAAATCAGTATCTTTTACATCAAAGGAAATACACGTTATAGGAGAAAAGTTGAATAACACAATTCGAGAAATACCTGGCTTTATAGGTGAAAAGAAATTAACTACTGAACTAGCTATGTATATTTCGAACGTAAAAGGGATTCAAGCAAGTGTTTTTATGGACCAAAAAATTTATAAACTAGAAAAAGTTGAGAAAAAAACAAATACAAATGGAAAGCTTCGGAGAATTATAGAAAAGGATCATCACACCATAAAAGAGTGGGTATATCAGTTTTGCTATGAAACTAACCAACCTATAAGTATAGAAGAAGCAGATAGTAAAGCTAAAGTAATGATTAATAAAGGAAATTTAGTTGCGTGGGAAGTGAACGGAGAATTGGTTTCCATGGCTTATGCTACACGTCCAACCCAAAATAATATTACAATCAGCTATGTTTACACCCCGATTAGTGAAAGAAAAAAGGGATATGCCTCTGATTGTGTTTCAGCTTTCACTCAATTCTTGTTAGATCGTGGTTATAAAACAACAAGTTTATACACTGATCTCAGTAATCCTACTTCCAATAAAATTTATATTCAAATTGGATATGAAGCGATAATGGATTCAATCGTTATCCTTTTTAAATGA
- a CDS encoding HEAT repeat domain-containing protein → MLKWGELQLNKGLEKSVDLDLLREAIVRNKMDTVESMLEEIGRNKLKEAIPLLIEYLKSTDSNILRNSIAITLSDIGSEEAIEPLIDMINHPKTLGARGTLLYALKPFDCSRHLETLVFHLITGNFEVQAEAYQLIEAMNSEVSDEILLKSILKVKDALNEIERQHQIISDTLEKLFSLKKI, encoded by the coding sequence GTGTTAAAATGGGGTGAATTACAACTAAATAAGGGGTTGGAAAAAAGCGTGGATTTAGATTTATTACGAGAAGCAATAGTAAGAAACAAAATGGATACAGTTGAAAGCATGTTAGAGGAGATAGGCAGAAATAAACTAAAAGAAGCCATTCCCCTACTCATAGAATATTTAAAAAGCACCGACAGTAATATTTTGAGAAATTCTATTGCAATTACTTTAAGTGATATTGGAAGCGAAGAAGCCATTGAGCCACTGATTGATATGATAAATCACCCAAAAACATTGGGAGCAAGAGGTACACTGTTATATGCATTGAAACCATTTGATTGTTCAAGACACTTAGAAACACTGGTTTTCCATTTGATAACAGGAAATTTTGAAGTCCAAGCTGAAGCATATCAACTTATTGAAGCTATGAACTCAGAAGTATCGGACGAAATATTATTAAAATCAATCTTAAAAGTAAAGGATGCTTTAAACGAAATAGAACGTCAACACCAGATAATTTCTGATACGTTAGAAAAGCTATTTAGCTTAAAGAAGATATAA
- a CDS encoding translocation protein TolB codes for MKVIIIFFSIFISILICKVGFAEPEGQKLQAAFIRSDDLWFKTDDLEMQLTKNQKVSAPKWSSDGKFIAYSIGEQQHEIWVYSLESNKHFRIYPDGENYQWSPEKNQLAFKVGGVLNITKVSRDNVEAIKNVSLGVGNYSWLPDGSGFLVSSTSQLLPTGWTSVKLFLVPADANMNRNKIKHFYTLPPESPSFFAIGTSIFKWSNDTKWISFIANPTASWSADSNTLCVLSSDAKRFQKLDKTLHYQEWFQWAPGKDSLAYIEGEGRIAIQNKHLKVKDFPALKPPSFTPKGFVDRDFTWVNDRFIIVSRSKESEWSNDPVKRPLPALYHVNIQNNEQRQITNPPKKSGDFGPYFLKQNKKLTWIRSDGEHGDVWNSNPDGSDAKVLIKNINTGSAYYERRSWSLVVAWYDPHH; via the coding sequence ATGAAGGTAATTATCATATTTTTCAGTATTTTCATATCTATCCTAATTTGTAAAGTCGGATTTGCTGAACCAGAAGGGCAAAAACTACAAGCTGCATTTATTCGCAGCGATGATTTGTGGTTTAAAACGGATGATCTTGAGATGCAATTAACCAAAAACCAAAAGGTCAGTGCCCCAAAATGGTCTTCTGATGGAAAGTTTATTGCGTATTCCATTGGAGAACAACAACATGAGATATGGGTATACAGCTTGGAAAGTAATAAGCATTTTCGGATCTACCCAGACGGTGAAAATTATCAATGGTCACCCGAAAAGAATCAACTTGCATTTAAAGTAGGTGGAGTTTTAAACATTACAAAAGTTAGCCGCGATAATGTCGAAGCCATTAAGAACGTTTCTTTGGGGGTTGGTAACTATTCCTGGCTTCCAGACGGCAGTGGCTTTTTAGTTTCGTCCACATCTCAGTTGCTTCCAACCGGTTGGACGAGCGTAAAATTGTTTTTGGTACCGGCAGACGCCAATATGAACCGAAATAAGATCAAACATTTTTATACGCTTCCTCCAGAATCACCTAGTTTTTTTGCCATTGGCACAAGCATATTCAAGTGGTCAAACGATACAAAGTGGATTTCATTTATTGCAAATCCGACGGCATCATGGTCAGCGGATAGTAACACCTTATGCGTATTGTCTTCTGACGCCAAAAGATTTCAAAAACTGGACAAAACACTTCATTATCAAGAGTGGTTCCAATGGGCTCCAGGAAAGGACTCGCTCGCTTATATAGAAGGAGAAGGCAGAATCGCTATTCAGAATAAACATTTGAAGGTCAAGGATTTCCCTGCTTTGAAACCACCTTCCTTTACACCAAAGGGATTTGTCGATCGGGACTTTACATGGGTAAATGATCGCTTTATTATCGTTTCAAGGTCAAAGGAAAGTGAATGGTCGAATGACCCGGTGAAGCGACCATTACCGGCGTTATATCACGTGAACATTCAAAACAATGAACAGAGACAAATCACAAACCCCCCTAAAAAAAGCGGAGATTTTGGTCCCTATTTTCTCAAACAAAACAAAAAACTGACCTGGATCCGATCGGACGGGGAGCATGGGGATGTGTGGAATTCGAACCCTGATGGAAGCGATGCGAAAGTGTTAATTAAAAATATTAATACAGGCTCAGCGTATTATGAACGGCGGAGTTGGAGTCTCGTTGTTGCATGGTATGATCCTCATCATTAA
- a CDS encoding class I SAM-dependent methyltransferase, translated as MSERNPKLLFDPMKHPEWIPPQTAIWYTNLALETGGYKYPWKSEFEEPRAEMIFANKISSYLSNSSRVLDVGCGHGEFTTAFAHKVKEVIGIDLIEGFISSAKKRNTNDSINFIVVDADQKLPFPDDHFDVVYTKKGPWLYHKGIDEGHRVIKSGGIAMGLYHGGTDGGLRKLFPGLYTPFRDDHVEIIKIECERKLFESSLEKVEIQIIEEVEYLSSPEDVLIKKCFGQNEKLKEIVWRECLNDVEEIFYKNATPKGLKVINYHSLMIGKAI; from the coding sequence GTGTCAGAAAGAAACCCAAAGCTACTATTTGACCCGATGAAGCACCCCGAATGGATTCCACCTCAGACTGCAATATGGTATACAAATTTAGCTTTAGAAACCGGGGGGTACAAGTATCCTTGGAAGTCGGAATTTGAAGAACCAAGAGCCGAAATGATATTTGCAAATAAGATCTCCTCATATCTTAGTAATAGCTCTCGGGTACTAGATGTTGGATGTGGTCACGGTGAATTCACGACTGCATTCGCACACAAAGTAAAAGAAGTCATTGGTATTGATCTAATTGAAGGTTTTATTTCATCGGCAAAAAAAAGAAACACCAATGACTCAATTAACTTTATTGTTGTAGATGCTGATCAAAAGTTACCGTTTCCTGACGATCACTTTGATGTGGTATACACAAAAAAAGGACCCTGGTTATATCATAAAGGAATTGATGAAGGACATAGAGTTATTAAGTCTGGTGGAATTGCAATGGGACTGTATCACGGCGGGACTGATGGAGGACTTAGGAAACTCTTTCCTGGTTTGTATACTCCTTTTCGTGATGACCATGTCGAAATTATAAAAATCGAGTGTGAGCGAAAACTTTTCGAGAGTAGTTTAGAGAAGGTAGAGATACAGATTATCGAAGAAGTTGAGTACCTGTCGAGTCCAGAGGATGTATTAATCAAAAAATGTTTTGGTCAGAACGAGAAACTAAAGGAAATAGTTTGGCGTGAATGCCTAAACGACGTAGAGGAAATATTTTATAAAAACGCTACACCCAAAGGTCTAAAAGTTATAAACTATCATTCTCTAATGATTGGCAAAGCAATATAG
- a CDS encoding DinB family protein, giving the protein MKYFEDNLYFTREQLLIEISHVSDEVFNRKFETNKWSIAQICHHLLKTETLFTKAILFGLEQNKRAETVRKPIEQVLDRSRFISAPKISEPGKGPFYVLQIIQQLNDSRINLLGVLNKIEDKSILEEIAVKHPVFEDLSLDQWVELLYLHEQRHIQQIKDQKKLR; this is encoded by the coding sequence ATGAAGTATTTCGAAGATAATTTGTACTTTACAAGAGAGCAATTATTAATTGAGATTTCGCATGTATCAGATGAAGTATTCAATCGGAAATTTGAAACAAATAAGTGGAGTATAGCCCAGATTTGTCATCATTTATTGAAGACGGAAACTTTGTTTACTAAAGCAATTCTTTTCGGGCTTGAACAAAACAAACGAGCTGAGACAGTTCGTAAACCGATTGAACAAGTATTAGATAGATCCAGGTTTATTAGTGCACCAAAAATTTCTGAACCAGGTAAAGGACCTTTTTACGTTCTTCAGATAATTCAACAATTAAATGATTCAAGAATAAATTTATTGGGTGTTCTAAATAAGATTGAAGACAAGTCCATTTTAGAGGAAATAGCTGTTAAGCATCCAGTGTTTGAAGACTTATCATTAGATCAATGGGTTGAATTGCTTTATCTACACGAGCAACGACATATTCAACAAATAAAAGATCAAAAGAAACTCCGCTAA
- the map gene encoding type I methionyl aminopeptidase has protein sequence MTIGSQKDIDGLTEIGKIVALTISEMKRHTRVGMTTKELDNIGEIFLNSRGAVSAPKTTKNFPGNTCISINREIAHGIPGNRKIQPGDLINIDVSAERGGYFADAGHSFQMPPYNSSLTRLCNYTHNTMMKVISSLKHGVKLNEIGRIIQTEAEKGGYKVINNLCSHGIGKSLHENPTDILPVYNKHDKRVLKEGMVITIEPFLSTGADYVVEQSDGWTLCLPDSSFAAQQEHTIIITKNQPIIVTVA, from the coding sequence ATGACAATTGGTTCCCAGAAAGATATTGATGGTCTTACGGAAATCGGTAAAATCGTTGCGTTGACAATAAGTGAAATGAAGCGTCACACACGTGTCGGAATGACGACTAAGGAATTGGATAATATCGGAGAAATATTTTTAAATAGCCGTGGGGCAGTGTCTGCTCCAAAAACAACCAAAAACTTTCCTGGCAACACGTGTATCAGCATTAACCGTGAAATTGCTCACGGAATACCGGGAAATCGAAAAATTCAGCCGGGCGACCTTATAAACATCGATGTTTCCGCTGAACGTGGAGGCTATTTTGCGGATGCGGGACACTCTTTTCAAATGCCTCCATACAATTCATCTTTAACGCGTCTCTGCAACTATACTCACAATACAATGATGAAGGTTATTTCTTCACTCAAACATGGAGTAAAACTGAACGAAATCGGCAGGATAATTCAAACCGAAGCTGAAAAAGGAGGATATAAAGTTATAAATAATTTGTGCAGTCACGGTATTGGGAAATCCTTACATGAGAATCCAACAGATATTCTTCCTGTTTATAACAAGCACGATAAACGTGTATTGAAAGAGGGGATGGTTATTACTATTGAGCCTTTTTTGTCAACGGGTGCGGATTATGTCGTTGAGCAGTCGGATGGGTGGACTTTATGTCTACCGGACAGCAGCTTTGCGGCACAACAAGAGCACACCATAATTATTACAAAGAATCAACCCATCATCGTGACTGTGGCTTAG
- a CDS encoding VanZ family protein, whose amino-acid sequence MERIDIYLNDLLRKMKLNEAERLELLDEIRDHLTLSTKAYMEKGCDVDDAAKNAIRDFGNSGVISKELQRSMHPLGFTLRILFWIALIIYSLYLCKVNFIGTLIIMPHGVLTTSKAFYHFRGLDLIPMNKTLNYIVNRDHYNFNIWFENTFGNVLLFIPLGFLLPALFRKFQGWKAVIIAAMVITIFIEAAKYLSGIGIASTDNVMLRTLGAMIGWVVFLLGRNAVEFTEKKLSYFHFTSRKE is encoded by the coding sequence ATGGAGCGAATTGATATCTATCTTAACGATCTTTTGCGTAAAATGAAGTTAAACGAAGCGGAAAGGTTGGAATTGTTGGATGAAATACGCGATCATCTTACGCTATCTACAAAAGCATATATGGAAAAAGGCTGTGATGTGGATGATGCAGCAAAAAACGCGATTCGTGATTTCGGGAATAGTGGGGTTATAAGTAAGGAACTGCAGCGTTCTATGCATCCCTTAGGATTTACTTTGCGTATTTTATTTTGGATTGCACTGATAATATACAGCTTGTATTTATGCAAAGTGAATTTTATTGGAACTTTAATTATTATGCCACATGGCGTTCTTACGACGTCAAAGGCTTTTTATCATTTTAGAGGACTTGATCTGATACCAATGAATAAAACCCTGAATTATATCGTAAATCGTGATCACTATAACTTTAACATTTGGTTCGAAAATACGTTTGGGAATGTGCTACTTTTCATACCATTAGGATTTTTGCTTCCAGCGTTATTTCGGAAATTCCAGGGTTGGAAAGCTGTCATTATCGCGGCAATGGTTATTACTATATTTATAGAGGCAGCCAAATATCTCTCAGGCATCGGTATTGCATCGACTGACAATGTTATGTTGCGAACTTTAGGAGCTATGATAGGATGGGTAGTTTTTTTATTGGGGAGAAATGCAGTTGAATTTACTGAAAAAAAATTAAGTTACTTTCATTTTACATCCCGCAAAGAATAA
- a CDS encoding PadR family transcriptional regulator produces the protein MDKELMKGSIDILLLSEVGTTDKYGYEIVQSLKHKSKDTYQMSEGTLYPALKRLERKGFVSSYWGDSDGGGRRKYYSITEQGRAQLANQINEWQQVNLLIQICTGGV, from the coding sequence TTGGACAAAGAACTAATGAAGGGCAGTATTGATATTCTTTTACTATCAGAAGTTGGTACAACAGACAAATATGGGTATGAAATTGTACAATCACTCAAACATAAAAGTAAAGACACTTACCAAATGAGCGAAGGGACCCTTTATCCTGCCCTTAAAAGACTCGAACGGAAAGGGTTTGTCAGTTCTTACTGGGGAGATTCGGACGGTGGAGGAAGAAGGAAATATTACAGTATCACGGAACAAGGGCGAGCACAACTTGCAAATCAAATCAATGAATGGCAACAGGTTAACTTACTTATCCAAATATGTACGGGAGGCGTATAA
- a CDS encoding DUF6199 family natural product biosynthesis protein, which yields MEFISVLLVLLGWMMLFKPSIIWSITENWKSNDATEPSDLYVKSTRFGGIIVTLAGLSGVLIFWFL from the coding sequence ATGGAATTTATAAGCGTTCTTCTTGTTCTTCTGGGATGGATGATGTTATTCAAGCCGTCAATAATATGGTCCATTACAGAGAATTGGAAGTCTAATGATGCGACAGAGCCATCGGACTTGTATGTAAAGTCAACACGCTTTGGTGGGATTATAGTTACACTTGCCGGTTTAAGCGGTGTATTGATTTTTTGGTTTTTATAA
- a CDS encoding recombinase family protein — translation MHTVGYYRNSITTEKQKLSIKMQLDHADVAAKNHRLVIDHEFIDSETSAMKKKAEEREELTLLMDWIDRGKVANLLVYRRDRLARNLNEHLTIYRKLKAQNVNVIFTSGNEVPMLYTDEGELIETILAGYNQEEGKRIVKKLVESRESMARDGLKAAGPQSFGYKVNPSKAGDQIKLEEEEKVIVQIFEDFVYKDFNKFSDFVRHVNNYSQKTKKQLWHDSDLKSILKNALYKGIRVYVSGGQTIVSDKAQHLRMVSDKLWEEAQLKLESRPKKTKKTKESQDDLVFLFDVKCGECGEHMTNIRNKYNDDIKGYYKCKAHPHLKFEKTRLEMMIFLETTNYLKNLSHQYTLEIFKKDIVEETRKLAHVLILLKTQIENLSQTLNEKTLMWIEQQDNQELSDLLLQLDKKLETSRKGHEYLEKKIFRLKQLPKKAEQFIQNSELPDLLNINRDQNKLKNEIIPGIIAEIAISDSNLDITFKHPFKYSIAEAMSFENT, via the coding sequence TTGCATACCGTTGGATATTACCGTAATTCGATTACAACTGAAAAGCAGAAACTCTCCATTAAAATGCAACTTGACCACGCGGATGTAGCAGCTAAAAACCATCGATTAGTGATTGACCATGAGTTTATTGATAGCGAAACTTCTGCAATGAAAAAAAAAGCTGAGGAAAGAGAAGAACTAACTCTTCTCATGGATTGGATTGATCGGGGCAAAGTTGCAAATTTATTGGTCTATAGAAGGGATAGATTAGCTCGAAATTTAAATGAACATCTTACAATCTATAGGAAGCTCAAGGCACAAAATGTCAATGTAATCTTTACTTCTGGTAATGAAGTGCCAATGCTGTACACCGATGAAGGTGAGTTAATTGAAACAATTCTTGCAGGTTATAACCAAGAAGAAGGCAAACGCATCGTTAAGAAGTTAGTTGAGTCCAGAGAAAGTATGGCACGCGATGGCCTAAAAGCGGCGGGTCCTCAATCGTTTGGCTATAAAGTAAATCCATCCAAAGCCGGGGATCAAATTAAACTTGAAGAAGAAGAAAAGGTAATTGTACAAATATTTGAGGATTTTGTGTATAAGGACTTCAATAAGTTTAGTGATTTTGTAAGACATGTTAACAACTACTCGCAGAAAACAAAAAAACAGCTCTGGCACGACTCAGATCTTAAAAGCATCTTAAAAAATGCACTGTATAAAGGAATTCGCGTTTATGTCTCGGGGGGACAAACTATTGTTTCCGACAAAGCACAGCATTTAAGAATGGTTAGTGACAAGTTATGGGAAGAAGCACAATTAAAGTTAGAAAGTAGACCAAAGAAAACAAAGAAAACAAAGGAATCACAAGATGACTTGGTTTTTTTGTTTGATGTTAAATGCGGAGAATGTGGTGAACACATGACAAATATTCGAAACAAATACAATGATGATATTAAGGGCTATTATAAATGCAAAGCTCATCCCCACCTTAAATTTGAAAAAACTCGTCTTGAAATGATGATCTTTCTAGAAACCACTAATTATTTAAAAAATTTATCTCATCAATACACACTTGAGATATTCAAAAAAGACATTGTTGAAGAAACAAGGAAATTAGCTCACGTACTAATATTATTAAAAACCCAAATTGAAAATCTAAGTCAAACACTTAACGAAAAAACTCTAATGTGGATTGAACAACAAGATAATCAGGAGTTAAGTGATTTACTGCTACAGTTAGATAAAAAGTTAGAAACAAGTAGAAAAGGACATGAATACCTAGAAAAGAAGATTTTTCGTTTAAAACAACTTCCTAAAAAAGCTGAACAATTTATACAGAACTCTGAATTACCCGATTTATTAAATATAAATAGGGACCAGAACAAACTTAAAAATGAAATCATTCCAGGAATTATTGCTGAGATAGCAATTTCTGACTCAAATTTGGATATAACATTCAAACACCCTTTTAAATATTCTATTGCGGAGGCTATGTCTTTTGAAAATACCTGA